One Bombyx mori chromosome 28, ASM3026992v2 DNA segment encodes these proteins:
- the LOC101745946 gene encoding F-box/LRR-repeat protein 14: MSAWTEEMLSWRDERLGLTELPSTTTRRKHRSAPYRLHRPHLPSAHVSEPPTEPQGTHISRLYPELLALIFERLPVRDRGRAAQVCRAWRDAADRRSVWRGVEAALHLRRPAPVLFASLARRGVRKLQVLSLRRGLRDAVASLPGLESLSLSGCYSVTDAALASAFAAELPALKRLDLSLCKQVTDSSLGRIAQSLKNLEELELGGCCNITDTGLLLIAWGLRNLRRLNLRSCWHVNDAGIAHLCGGGEARGTPELEHLGLQDCQRLTDEALRHAATGLPKLKSINLSFCVAVTDAGLRHLARLPHLEDVNLRACDGVSDAGVAHLAESGRLRALDVSFCDKVGDEALSHATLGLSGLRSLSLSACRLTDEGLERVGRLSQLETLNIGQCTKVTDRGLRALGEGLRNLKAIDLYGCTGITPQGLDHIVKLPRLSVLNLGLWHVR, from the coding sequence ATGAGTGCGTGGACTGAGGAAATGTTGTCCTGGCGGGACGAACGGCTTGGCCTTACCGAGTTACCGAGCACGACGACGAGGAGAAAACATCGTAGCGCGCCTTACAGACTACACCGGCCGCATTTGCCTTCCGCTCACGTGTCCGAGCCCCCGACTGAGCCTCAGGGAACTCACATCTCGAGGCTGTATCCAGAGTTGTTGGCGCTTATATTTGAAAGACTACCGGTGCgagacaggggccgagctgcacAAGTTTGTCGCGCGTGGAGGGACGCAGCTGATCGAAGATCTGTTTGGCGTGGCGTAGAAGCCGCTCTGCATCTACGGAGACCTGCTCCTGTACTGTTTGCATCCTTAGCTAGACGTGGAGTAAGAAAATTACAAGTATTGTCACTTAGAAGAGGCTTAAGAGACGCAGTCGCATCTTTACCTGGGCTAGAATCGTTGTCTTTGAGTGGATGTTACAGCGTCACTGACGCAGCACTAGCCAGCGCGTTTGCTGCCGAACTGCCGGCATTGAAAAGACTTGATTTATCACTTTGCAAACAGGTAACGGACTCTTCGCTCGGAAGGATCGCTCAATCGTTAAAGAACTTGGAAGAACTAGAGCTAGGCGGTTGCTGCAACATTACGGATACAGGTCTGCTGTTAATAGCATGGGGACTTAGGAATCTCCGTCGATTAAACCTGCGGTCGTGTTGGCACGTTAACGATGCCGGAATCGCCCACCTGTGCGGCGGAGGGGAAGCCAGGGGAACTCCAGAACTCGAGCATTTGGGCTTGCAAGATTGCCAAAGGTTAACAGATGAAGCATTGAGACACGCCGCCACAGGTCTTCCTAAACTTAAATCCATAAATCTGTCTTTCTGCGTAGCCGTTACCGATGCGGGCTTGAGGCATTTAGCGAGACTGCCGCATTTAGAAGACGTTAATTTAAGGGCTTGCGACGGAGTGTCCGACGCTGGTGTCGCCCATCTGGCCGAGAGCGGAAGATTGAGGGCTCTCGACGTTTCGTTCTGTGATAAAGTTGGAGATGAAGCGCTATCGCATGCGACGCTGGGCTTGTCCGGGCTGCGTTCGTTATCTCTAAGCGCTTGTCGGCTAACGGACGAAGGCTTGGAGAGGGTCGGCCGGTTATCGCAGCTAGAAACTCTCAATATAGGACAATGCACGAAGGTCACAGACAGAGGCCTCCGGGCGCTCGGCGAGGGTCTGCGGAACTTGAAGGCGATAGATTTGTACGGTTGCACGGGCATAACTCCGCAAGGCTTGGACCATATCGTGAAGTTGCCTCGGCTCAGTGTACTTAACCTCGGTCTGTGGCATGTGCGGTGA